One Pseudomonas sp. Z8(2022) genomic window, TCGGCCTGTCGCATCTGATCCCTGTCATCCGCCGTGAGCTGGCCGAGGAATTGGCGGCCCTAGAGCTGTTTCCAGAGGTGATCGAGGTCATCCGGAAATTGCGAGCAGCCGGTAAGCGCATAGCGGTGTGCAGCAACATCGCCAGTGAGTACGGGCCTATGATCAGGCAGCTCCTGCCAGACCTGAACTCCTACATTCTGAGCTACGAGATAGGCGCGGCAAAGCCGGCGACAGAGATATACAGCGCGGTTTGCCAGGCCCTCGGCAGCCGCCCCCGCGATGTGCTCTTCATCGGCGACAGCAAGCGCTGCGATCTGTACGGCCCGCAAGCTTTCGGAATGCAGGCTCGGTTGCTGAATCGCAGCGACGGAGAAACGCTGCTCGATGCGCTGAAGGGCGTCTTGTACACGAAGTAGGTGATAGCTCTGGTGTGTCCGAAATGGAACGGTTTCGGACAGGGTGCACAAGAAGTGTTCAAAAATTAGGTTGACGCAAATTCGGACATATCCGATATTTCGTACACCCTATATGGACGATTTCGCCCCATGCCACGCACCTTTGCCTATGTCCGCGTGTCCACGACAGGCCAGACGACCGAGAACCAGATTCAGGAGATCGAGGCCGCAGGCTTCCATGTCGAGCCGCGCCGGATCGTTACGGAGACGGTTTCAGGCAGCACGCCTATTGCACAGCGCCGAGAGTTTTCGAAGTTGATGGATCGCTTAGAGGCAGGTGATGTACTCATCGTGACGAAGCTGGATCGGCTTGGACGCGATGCTATAGATGTCAGCTCAACGGTGATGGCACTGGCCGAAATTGGTGTCCGCGTCCATTGCCTCGCCCTGGGCGGCGTTGACCTCACCAGTTCGGCGGGCACGATGACGATGAATGTCCTCAACGCGGTCGCGCAATTCGAGCGGGACTTGCTGATTGAGCGCACTCAGGCGGGTCTCAACCGGGCCAAAGCCGAAGGCAAGACACTGGGCCGCAAGGCCACTCTCAGCGAGCAGCAGAAGCAAACCGTGCTCGATGATCTGGCGGCAGGGTTGAGCGTTTCAGCCATCGCCCGAAAGCTGGGCACCAGTCGGCAAACCGTGATGCGCGCTCGTGACTCCCAACAAAAAGGCAGCACGTCATGATCGAAGCACAACTCCAGGCTCTCTACTTGGCTGCACTACTGCTGATGGTCGATTGCATCTGCTGCTTGATCGCTGCCTATCGGAAGAATCCCACGCTGTCTGCAATCGCTGGCGGAGGGACTGCCGGGGCGCTCGCGCTTGTCCTGCTCACCAGGATGGTTCCGTTACCCATAGCAGTATTTACCAGCATCGCTATGGGCAGTGTTATTGCCTGGCTGAGATTCAAGTCTTCCGAGAAGGTATCTAACGCAGAGGTGAGCTGACGGCGCGGCTGTTCACGCCGGTCAGCTCGACCGCCAGGTTATGCCTGCGGTCGATGCATAATATTTTGAAAAGCGTCTTGTCTCCTTTCAAATTGACGACTAGACTAAAATCAAAGGTACGCGATAGGCGCGAATCGCAACAGACTGGAGAAGAGATCATGACGAATATTGTTTGGAACGGCTGCGACGGGTATGTGGAAGCTGACGAGGCTGTCTCCCGCGGCTACGACTTCGACGGCGAAAAGCTCTACCACGGCGCACAGGAATTCACGGCGTTTGAAGCGACCGAGATCAACCCGGCCGACCTGCCGAAGGACGAAGACGGCGAACCGATTGTCGACGGCGTGCTGGGCACTGAAACCGGCCGCTTCTACCGGGCGGCATGAGCGGCGGGAAACGGGAAGGGGCTGGCCGGAAACCGGCCCCAGAGCACCTGAAAAAGGTGCCCTACAACACCAAGCTCCCGCGCTGGTTGCGGGACTGGCTGACCGATCCGGCGAGAGAAGCAAGCGGGCCGGTGTTGATCGAAGAGGCCCTGCGGAAGGTGCACAAGCTGCGCCCGCCGGAGGGAGAGGCATAACAGGAGTTATAGCAATGCAGACTGACCTCCCGCTGCACCTTATCACTACCCCCACCGCAGCCGAGGCGCTGGCCCAGCTGGTCAAGCGGATCGGCTGGAGCGATGCCCGCTCGCTGGCCGTGAACGATGACGAGGCCTACGCGATGATGGATGGTATTGCCGCACTTCAGCGAGCACTGGCCGAGGCAGGCTACGCGCCGCGCTGATGATCCCCCCGAGCGAGGTTACTCATGGATAAGCACCCCAGCACGACTGCTGAGGCATCGGTACTTCCGTCTGAGGAAATGACTCCGGCAGAGGTTGAAGTGCGCCTGGCCATAGCCGGCTTTCTGATCCCTCGCCTTGCTGGTACTCCAGCTGGCCGCGAGGTGTTCGATGCGTTGGTCACAAGGTTCCTGAATCGATACCCACACCACAAGCTGCTGGCCCACCTGCTGACAGCACCCGAGTACCTGGAACATGACCACGACACAGAGTCGTGATCATGCCGCTCTAGCCATCCACTTACAGCTCTGACAGCGAGGGACTCATGCGGAATCAACAGCGTACCTATGCCGGCTGCCCTGTTCTCAGCAGTGAGGATCAGATTGGCCAGTACCTGGAGCTAGGTGCTGTTCCTGGCGATGTGGAGTATCTGGCGGTGCCACCCGGCAAGGTCGTTCGGCGGCGGGGGTTCTGGCTGAAGCCAAACTATCGAGCACATCGCACCGCAGTGTTGTTCCTGGTGAGCACGGACGTGTACGCGATGAACACGGACGACTTTGCAGGGCTGCGGGATCAGATTTACTGCTACCGGAGTCCGAAGGCCAGAACGGTCTACCTGGGCCGCGTCGAGAGCGGCGCAGAGCGCCGGCTCTTTACGCCACTGCTCGAAGATGAGTCGTTCGACATCGAGGCCACGGGGCTCATCTATGTCGGTCGTGTCATTTCTGCATTCTGAGGTGGCCATGTACGCAAAGGCCTTTGTTGACGACTATCAGCCACGCTTGGCTGGGCTGCTGGGCCTGCCTGATGACGCGACTGATCTGGATGTCCACGCATACATCAAGCAGGGCATCCCGCTCGACCAGGCGGCAAGCATGCAAAGGCAGATGGCGATTGATTTCGAGGCCATCGGTGGCATCAACCTGATCGCACGACTGGCCGTCAAGCAAGTCTCATCGGCGGCCCTGTCGGGTCAACGGCTATCCGCTGATGAGAGCGACCGCCTTCTTCGTGTTCTGCATGTTCTGGTGGTTGGCGAGTCGCTGTTCGGTGATCGCGCCAAGGCACTACGCTGGCTCTCGACTCCGCAGAAGCGGTTCGGTGGCAGCTCGCCCATAGAGATGTTGAAAACTCATGTTGGGGCAGCCATGGTTGAAGAGCTGCTGGTTCAGCTGGCTGAAGGTCTGGTCTTTTAGCACCCGGTCAGCGAAGCCGGGGTGGCTTCGCTGACGGTGAAGGCACGGCAATGTCATCCTCGCCTTCGCTCATTCCAGTCTCCGGCTCTTCAGCGTCACCTCGGCCAAGTCCACCTTCGTACACCTCGCCTGCATACTCGGCCTCGATCTCTTGTTCAGACTTCTGCTTGATCGGCATGACCTTGGGCACCTGAGCCGGCTGGCTCGATGTCACCCGTAGTCGCTCCAGCTCGGCGGCTAGAGCTGGATCTTTGAACTCGACGCGCAGCCCAGTCCGCATCACAACACCAAGTACCGCGGACTTGAACGCAGGTGAGCCATGCACGTCCAGCGCTGGGCCGAACTTTTGCAACGCAAGCCGCAGGCCCGTTTCTACCGCTTCAAGCGCCAGATCGACCACCGCAACTTCTCGTCCAGTGTCTACGAGTATCGGCTTCGTTCTCGCGCTATCAGCGTAGTAAGTCACGTTGCCACGCTGATCGACGCGATAGGACACCGATGGCAGAACCACCGGAATAGACGGATCAAGTTCGCGCTCAGCGCCAAATCGATTACCTGTCTCTAGTAGCTTGGTGCGCCGTGTCTGACGCCGCAGCTCTGCCAGTGCACTGGCATTGCAATCTTCTTCCGTAAGCACAACCAGGAAGAGCTTGTAGCCATTCGGTCCTGGCTTCGGGTGCTTCTCTCGTAGTGACCGGCGCTCCTGGGCAATTTCACGATACAGCTTCGCGCTCTCCATAGCCTTGCGCATGCTGGCCAGCGAGTAGGCGGCTTTGCGCTCGCTAGGAGTCTTGTTCAGATCGGCTTTGATGCTTGCTCGATCCGCCAGGTAGTCCGCCTTTATCTGAGCTCTACGCCTAGCCTCTGAGGCTTTCTGTGCCGCCCAGTCTTGCTTTTTCGCATCGTCTCTCGCCGGCCAGGTACGACGATAGGCCTCCCAGAAGTGAGTGCGGATCTCGTCTCGTGGTTGCCCAGTAACATTTGCCCTCTGCGCCGCGTAGACCTGGCGCAATATTGACTCTGCCTCCGGCCAAACCAGATGCAGTTCCTTGGTGAGAAAGTCAGCTACGTTCAAGTTCCTGCTGCCGCACTGGATGCGGTCGCCACCATCCAGCCCTTTCTTCACCAGGTACTTCTCAGGCATTACACCGTGAGTGTGGCTGAGGTGAGCAAGTAGCAGGTTCGCACTCAGGTTGAGCTTGATTGCCTTGTGATCCTCCGAGGTGGCGAGCCGCCCCTCGTAGATTTCTGCCCTATGCTCCGCCAGCAGCTGCTCCACGATGTTTTCTGGCTCAGCACGGAACGAATCATCTCCTTCTTCGGCTGAAGCTGGTTCTCCCATGAGCCAGGCGCTATCGGTAACTTGATGGGCATCGAGCAGGGTGTCGTCCTGGTCAGCATCTGGGGCGTGCT contains:
- a CDS encoding recombinase family protein, which encodes MPRTFAYVRVSTTGQTTENQIQEIEAAGFHVEPRRIVTETVSGSTPIAQRREFSKLMDRLEAGDVLIVTKLDRLGRDAIDVSSTVMALAEIGVRVHCLALGGVDLTSSAGTMTMNVLNAVAQFERDLLIERTQAGLNRAKAEGKTLGRKATLSEQQKQTVLDDLAAGLSVSAIARKLGTSRQTVMRARDSQQKGSTS
- a CDS encoding MbcA/ParS/Xre antitoxin family protein; its protein translation is MYAKAFVDDYQPRLAGLLGLPDDATDLDVHAYIKQGIPLDQAASMQRQMAIDFEAIGGINLIARLAVKQVSSAALSGQRLSADESDRLLRVLHVLVVGESLFGDRAKALRWLSTPQKRFGGSSPIEMLKTHVGAAMVEELLVQLAEGLVF
- a CDS encoding LPD7 domain-containing protein, which gives rise to MALSESIVNAMSNRGEKYLHITLSFREDELPLETLQAITDEFRQFCMTAFRADEYSFYAEAHLPRIKSYTNLKTGFRVIRKPHIHIVIPELNLLSQRHLNPLGKVDHQTKFIDAWQEHINAKYGLASPKDHRRIVFTDESTLLARTKGDHFQGIGSELKQQLLDALIENGIVDYPRFKELVETFGAVRVRNEDKPSAYLNVKPEGATKGINLKDYVFSPAFVVLPTEEKKKHLAAEAARLAVEAAEYVEPKSPRPSPDEITSLLTEWHEVRARELKYINSGSRNFYERYRKARKENSEEQLAILDQLQARFYMKHDSEHAPDADQDDTLLDAHQVTDSAWLMGEPASAEEGDDSFRAEPENIVEQLLAEHRAEIYEGRLATSEDHKAIKLNLSANLLLAHLSHTHGVMPEKYLVKKGLDGGDRIQCGSRNLNVADFLTKELHLVWPEAESILRQVYAAQRANVTGQPRDEIRTHFWEAYRRTWPARDDAKKQDWAAQKASEARRRAQIKADYLADRASIKADLNKTPSERKAAYSLASMRKAMESAKLYREIAQERRSLREKHPKPGPNGYKLFLVVLTEEDCNASALAELRRQTRRTKLLETGNRFGAERELDPSIPVVLPSVSYRVDQRGNVTYYADSARTKPILVDTGREVAVVDLALEAVETGLRLALQKFGPALDVHGSPAFKSAVLGVVMRTGLRVEFKDPALAAELERLRVTSSQPAQVPKVMPIKQKSEQEIEAEYAGEVYEGGLGRGDAEEPETGMSEGEDDIAVPSPSAKPPRLR